The following are encoded in a window of Scophthalmus maximus strain ysfricsl-2021 chromosome 2, ASM2237912v1, whole genome shotgun sequence genomic DNA:
- the rps6ka4 gene encoding ribosomal protein S6 kinase alpha-4, whose product MSGDASSSSDDSDAKSNEKACTVKHLITNANLTGHSERVGMENFELLKVLGTGAYGKVFLVRKNSGHDAGQLYAMKVLKKAAIVQKAKTTEHTRTERQVLEHIRQSPFLVTLHYAFQTQSKLHLILDYVSGGEMFTHLYQRDHFPEEAVRIYIGEIILALEHLHKLGIVYRDIKLENILLDNEGHVVLTDFGLSKEFLEEEKERTYSFCGTIEYMAPEIIRGKSGHGKSVDWWSLGILMFELLTGASPFTLEGERNSQSEVSKRILRCDPPFPSMIRATAQDLLKKLLVKDPHKRLGSGPRGAEDIKAHPFFKKLNWADLAQKKLPSPFKPELKSELDVGNFAEEFTGMDPVYSPASTPPSTGRLFKGYSFIAPSILFNKNAVMGDFVETQIGADRPGSASVQRSAMLEESQFFQHYELCLLGPPLGEGSFSVCRKCRHKQSGHEYAVKIVSRRTEANTQREIAALRQCEAHPNIVKLHDVFTDQYHTYLVMELLRGGELLERIKRKKLFGEAEASQLLQSLFSAVSFMHEAGVVHRDLKPENVLFADEGEDSVLKVIDFGFARLCPAGSAPLQTPCFTLQYAAPELFESAGYDKSCDLWSLGVILYTMLSGQVPFQSEQRGMTSSYAADIMQKIKEGDFSLDGEAWKGVSEDAKELVKGLLTVDPENRLKLSDLKENSWLQGGASMSTTPLCTPDVLESSGPTVRTYVNATYKAFNRGKREGFFLKSVDNAPLAKRRKLKMTSTGVETRWSSSSSSSSSSTSSSASATASKAPPKQTVTPKES is encoded by the exons atgtCTGGGGACGCATCCAGCAGCAGCGATGACTCCGACGCCAAAAGCAACGAGAAGGCCTGCACCGTCAAGCACCTCATCACCAACG CTAACCTCACAGGTCACTCTGAGAGGGTCGGCATGGAGAACTTTGAGCTGCTTAAAGTCTTGGGCACTGGAG CTTatggaaaagtgtttttggTGAGGAAGAACAGCGGCCATGATGCGGGCCAGCTATACGCTATGAAG GTGTTAAAGAAAGCAGCTATTGTTCAAAAGGCAAAGACAACAGAACATACCCGCACTGAGAGGCAGGTGCTGGAGCACATCCGCCAGTCTCCCTTCCTGGTCACGCTCCACTATGCCTTCCAGACACAGAGCAAACTTCATCTCATCCTGG actATGTGAGCGGCGGGGAGATGTTCACTCATTTGTACCAGCGGgatcattttcctgaggaggCAGTGCGGATTTATATTGGGGAAATAATCCTGGCTCTGGAGCACCTGCACAAG cttgggATTGTGTACCGAGACATCAAATTGGAAAACATTCTTCTCGACAATGAAGGCCATGTGGTATTGACGGACTTTGGTCTCAGCAAAGAGTTTCTGGAAGAAGAG AAGGAAAGGACCTACTCGTTTTGTGGCACCATTGAGTACATGGCGCCGGAAATAATCAGGGGGAAGTCGGGACATGGCAAG TCGGTAGATTGGTGGAGCCTCGGCATCCTGATGTTTGAGCTGCTGACGGGAGCGTCTCCTTTCACcttggagggagagaggaactCCCAGAGTGAGGTGTCAAA ACGTATTCTGCGCTGTGATCCACCGTTCCCCTCTATGATCAGAGCGACTGCTCAGGATCTGCTGAAGAAGTTGCTGGTGAAAGATCCCCACAAGAGGCTGGGCTCTGGGCCGCGGGGGGCTGAAGACATCAAGGCGCATCCCTTCTTCAAG AAACTGAACTGGGCTGATTTAGCACAGAAGAAGTTGCCAAGTCCGTTCAAACCGGAGCTGAAGAGTGAACTGGACGTGGGAAACTTTGCTGAGGAGTTCACCGGCATGGATCCTGTCTACTCTCCGGCGAGCACGCCTCCAAGCACTGGTCGCCTGTTCAAG GGCTACTCCTTCATCgctccctccatcctcttcaaTAAGAACGCAGTCATGGGAGACTTTGTAGAAACCCAGATTGGCGCTGATCGACCCGGTTCGGCCTCTGTCCAACGAAGTGCAATGTTGGAG gAATCACAGTTTTTTCAGCACTACGAGTTGTGTCTCCTCGGGCCGCCCCTCGGCGAGGGCAGTTTCTCCGTGTGCAGGAAATGCAGACATAAGCAAAGTGGCCATGAGTATGCGGTCAAGATTGTGAGCCGCAG AACGGAGGCGAACACTCAGAGGGAGATTGCTGCTTTGAGGCAATGTGAGGCTCACCCCAACATCGTCAAGCTACACGACGTTTTTACTGATCAG TACCACACATATTTAGTGATGGAGCTCCTGCGAGGcggggagctgctggagaggatCAAGAGGAAGAAACTTTTTGGCGAGGCCGAGGCcagtcagctgctgcagagcctgTTCTCTGCTGTCAGCTTCATGCACGAGGCCGGAGTCGTGCACAGAGACCTCAAACCAGAG AATGTGCTGTTTGCAGACGAGGGGGAGGACTCGGTGCTCAAAGTAATAGATTTTGGATTTGCCCGCCTGTGCCCCGCAGGCAGCGCCCCCCTACAGACTCCCTGCTTCACGCTGCAGTACGCTGCACCCGAACTTTTTGAGAGTGCCGGATACGACAAGTCCTGTGACCTCTGGAGTCTCGGAGTCATCCTG TACACCATGCTCTCAGGCCAGGTGCCGTTTCAGAGCGAGCAACGTGGAATGACCTCATCGTACGCTGCTGACATCATGCAGAAGATAAAGGAGGGTGATTTCTCATTGGACGGGGAGGCCTGGAAGGGCGTGTCGGAGGATGCCAAAGAGCTTGTCAAAG GTCTGCTAACAGTGGATCCAGAGAATCGTCTCAAGCTCTCTGAtctgaaagaaaacagctggCTGCAGGGTGGAGCTTCCATGTCCACCACTCCGTTGTGCACTCCAGATGTGCTGGAGTCCAGTGGGCCCACTGTTCGCACCTATGTTAATGCTACCTACAAG GCGTTCAACCGCGGTAAGAGAGAGGGCTTCTTTCTGAAAAGCGTCGACAATGCTCCCCTTGCGAAGCGACGGAAGCTGAAGATGACGAGTACAGGTGTAGAGACCCGGTGgagctcatcctcctcctcctcctcttcttccacttcGTCCTCTGCCTCTGCGACGGCATCCAAAGCACCGCCAAAACAAACTGTGACCCCAAAGGAGAGCTAG